CCGCCGTACTGCTTTTTGCAGGCATTATATGACAGCCTCCCGTGCTGATATTTCTTATGTAAAGTTATTGTAAAATCTGTCACCGGATTCTTTTTTCTGTTGACTTGCAAAGTAAAAAAATGTTATACTGATTATGACCGTTTTTAATATACAGACGGTATGAAAAATGTATGGACAGCTTTAACGGAAGAAAGGATATTTATGAAAAAGACAAAGATAGTATGCACCTTAGGCCCTGCAACAGATGATGACAACGTTCTGCGTGAACTTATAAAGAGCGGTATGGACTGCGCACGTTTCAATTTCTCACACGGTACCCACGAGGACCACAAAAAGCGTTACGAGCAGGTTGAAAGAATAAGAAAGGAACTCAGACTTCCTATACCGGCTATTCTTGACACAAAAGGTCCCGAGGTAAGAATAAAGAGCTTCAAGGACGATAAGCCCGTAGAACTTAAGACGGGCAGTGAATATACCCTCACGACAGAAGATGTTATCGGTGACGAAAAGAGAGCCGCCATAAACTATCCCAATCTTGCAAGCGACATTGAAACAGGTGTTACTATCCTTATAGACGACGGCCTGCTTGAACTTAAGGTAACAGAGATTGACCGCAAGGAGAGCGGCGACGATATTCGCTGTAAGGTTATCCACGGCGGTATGTTAAAGCCCAACAAAAGCTGTAACTTCCCCGGCATACATCTTTCAATGCCCTATCTCAGCGAGCGTGACAAGAGCGATCTGCTTTTCGGCATAAAGACAGGATTTGATATAGTTGCGGCAAGCTTTGTGACCCGTGACGAAGATATAATACAGATAAGAAAGCTGCTTGACGAGAACGGCGGCAAGGATATAAGCATAATCGCAAAGATTGAAAATCAGGACGGTGTTGACAATATCGACGATATTCTCCGTGTTGCAGACGGTATAATGGTGGCAAGAGGAGATATGGGCGTAGAGATTCCGTTTGTTGAGATACCCAGAATTCAGAAAGAGCTTATCCATAAGGGCTACAACGCAGGCAAACAGGTAATAACCGCTACTCAGATGCTTGACTCGATGATAAAGAATCCCCGCCCGACAAGAGCGGAAACAACAGATGTTGCAAATGCCATCTATGACGGCACAAGCGCAATTATGCTTTCGGGCGAAACCGCCGCAGGCGCATATCCTATTGATGCGGTAAAAACAATGAAGGCTATCGCTGTAAAGACAGAGCAGGATATAGACTACCGCAAGCGTTTCTTCACAAGAGAAAACGAGGGTGTACCGAACGTTACAAACGCAATAGCGCACGCAACGGTAACAACCTCAATTGACCTCGGCGCAACCGCTATACTTACTGTAACAAAGGGCGGACGCACAGCAAGAACATTGTCGAAGTTCCGTCCCACCTGTCCGATAATTGCGGCTACAACAAGTGAAAGAGCACAGCGCCAGCTTAATCTTTCGTGGGGAGTTATCCCGATAAAATCGGAAGAGATGAGCGACAGCGACTCGCTTTTTGACCACGCT
This window of the [Eubacterium] siraeum genome carries:
- the pyk gene encoding pyruvate kinase, with protein sequence MKNVWTALTEERIFMKKTKIVCTLGPATDDDNVLRELIKSGMDCARFNFSHGTHEDHKKRYEQVERIRKELRLPIPAILDTKGPEVRIKSFKDDKPVELKTGSEYTLTTEDVIGDEKRAAINYPNLASDIETGVTILIDDGLLELKVTEIDRKESGDDIRCKVIHGGMLKPNKSCNFPGIHLSMPYLSERDKSDLLFGIKTGFDIVAASFVTRDEDIIQIRKLLDENGGKDISIIAKIENQDGVDNIDDILRVADGIMVARGDMGVEIPFVEIPRIQKELIHKGYNAGKQVITATQMLDSMIKNPRPTRAETTDVANAIYDGTSAIMLSGETAAGAYPIDAVKTMKAIAVKTEQDIDYRKRFFTRENEGVPNVTNAIAHATVTTSIDLGATAILTVTKGGRTARTLSKFRPTCPIIAATTSERAQRQLNLSWGVIPIKSEEMSDSDSLFDHAVTRAMEEGLLKDGDLIVITAGLPLGVSGTTNMMKVHIVGDVLLKGKGATAKAVTAPVCVCKNEEDAIKLCHSGDILVIPKTSNNIMSVLKSAAGIVVEDTNPDCHAAVVGQALDIPVIYGAENASNVLKSGVTVTIDAEKGLICSSNN